In Fusarium falciforme chromosome 13, complete sequence, the genomic stretch GCCTGAGTGAATTCGGTGCAATGTGCTCGTCTTCTGTATCAGGGGCTTCTTAACCTGCCAAATCCACCGAATAAAGAAGCTACACTAGGCGATGACCCATATCTTGAAGCCTACGGGATCAGGCTTGCCTTGGATAACCGTGATGTCATCACTTTTGCCCGTATAACGGACTATGCACTCATCGACGGCAAGATGAGAGCCGAGCAGGAATATCTGCATAGATACGGCTTGTAAGTGGTTAGACTACTCTTCAGCGCATTGGAATACCTTTGGAAGAGGTGCGGTTTCGTCATTTTTGGTGTGGTCAAAGGGGCGAAGGTGCCTGTGGAGGAGCTGAAATCTGTTGTATGAGATGAACTTGATAAATGAGTGTATAGGGCGTTGAAGACCGGGCTTGGGGGCTTTCCGATAGCTTCGTATCGTCTTTTCCTTATGTACACCCATTTTGATTAGTCCAGCAATCGCCGTTAACACCTCTGAGACCGTTATTCCTTTCCATTTGTGCAGATATGAGGTTTTCCCCATCTCGTGCTTCCAGCTGTCAACGATATTGTTTCCTTTGAGCCACGTGACCCACGAATGAGCATGAGATACCCATTTTTCAACGAGTGACATAGGTAGGAAGAGGTGGAATTCTACGTTGAAAGGCTCGAAGTTGGTCCCTCGGTCATTTTCAGCCGGAAGATCAACGGCCACAAGGCGACTATGCTCTTCCCTGATAAAGCTCTTGTCATCATAGGGGTTGATGGCCTGTATCTCTTCTAGAATTGGAGGGGAATTTATTGATGGTATCAAAATAAtttgatggtgttttggcgGGGAATTGGTAGGAATTCCTTCCGGGATTCAACTTTTTGTACCCCTTCACGTACTCTCGGGATACGGTTGCATATTACCACATGGGTGACAAAACCCTTTTGGGAAGCCTCAACCAtgttaaaatacttagtaattttgTGGACCCTTGCAAGACTACAGTACTGCACACTATCCGGAAGGTATCTCTCCATTTGGATGGCATTTCCACTAGGGAATATGTCGTGACAATTCCTGGTGACGCGTCACAATTTtttcactcactcactcactcacacaTACACACCAGCATCAATACCCAGCCCATCGCCACCTCGTAGCAGCCATGGGCCATCCCCATCCATTCCCAAAGTAAGCTCGGGTCTATCTGTTGAAATGAGCATATTGTGTTaattgaagaagaagaaagacttGTGTTAACCACCGGAAACTattgacaagaagacatccacatcctcgccaccaatggatcggaatagccattgatccgtTAAACAATGGATCTCAACACTATCCATCATGAGATTGTGTGACTGACCTTGTCTTGTACGTAGATATTGTTGGAAGAACTGAGAGTTCCCTCTAAGCTTCAGGATCAAGATTAAAGTTTGAAGTCCTAGATTAAGGTTCAAGGTCCTAGATGGGATcatttaaagatataaggccCCAAAGGGCCTCTCATTGagattataaagaaaacttAACCAAGAATAATTACAATCACTACAACAAGAACTACCTTTTGTTAAGTGCACTCAGCATTCCTGCGCGACACAACAACATCTATCAGCAGAGCCCGCCGGGTCTTCATCTGAGGTGTATGTTTCAGCATCAATTTCGCATGAGGCAACCGCATGCTCCAGATTCGCCGAGTTCCTTTGGTTTGCTTATCAAGATAATGAATCGTGATGTGCAACAAATGAGGTTTCAGCTGCGTATCCGTTGGATTATCGGTCTTCTTCCTACTCAGCGGTCCTCCCGTGTTGATGAAGCAAGCAACGTGATTATCGTGTAACACCTCTAGAAGGCCCTCGTGCCGTCTCTCATGgcatttttctctttcccaaTAATCTTGACGTGGTCCTCATAAAACTGGAGCATCTGGGTCCTGTCAGCACGGAAACCAACAAGCTAATGATGTGACAAAGGGATGGGCAACCTTCTGCGGACACTTCTTGTAGATGATCTCCGTGTCATGCTTGGTCTTCTGGCCGTTCTTCCAAATATGATAAACGATCAGCTTTCCattgtcgtcttcctcacAAGCGTCTATCCtctcaatctcatcctcccaCAACCCCGAGGGGGGACTCCATTTCTTCGTTGTCGCAAGCAACGTATCATCGGTAACATGCGCCTTGTTTTGTCGCAATCGCTTGGGCCTTATGCCGAAAGTGCCATTTGTCGTTCGTATACGCCTTTTGGTCTTGGCCGCTATGGCTGATTCCTCGAAGATCTTGTGCCTCCCACCTATCGTGTCAAAATACTCATTGAGAATCTCGTCACCCGATACCCTTAAAGAAACGCGCTAGTAAGAAAATTGAAGGATAAAGCGGAGATGCCTAGTACGTACTTGAGATTCTCCTCGGGTTCCCAAGTTAAGTCTTTCTTACTCTCAAAGCCCTTCCACTTAACCTGAAACACGAGATTGCCCTAAAAAGATGTCAGTCATGGACGCAGCTACCGTAAGCTTTACGAAACACGGTCACATTTTTGTCAATCCTATGGTTCTTAATCGTCTCTACAATAAAACTGAGATTCGTGAGTATCATATGGAGGTCGTGGCAGACAAACAGCTTACAGGCCATCCTCAAGTTCGCCATcaacttcctcttcatcactcTCGCCCGTGGTAACGCCTTTGGGAGCTTCGACTCTGTCATGGTTAACAACCAACAGTGGGCTATCTAAGGTGGACCTTCGGCTCCCATGAGTGAGACCCGTGAATTTGCCCTCATTCGAAGGTTTATCGTCGCTAGGCGCTGCAGGATATTAGCTCTCGCCTTGTCCGTCATGCGGCAGGAGCTGGCGTTGCGTTGGCAGGATTGGGTTTGGCAACAAGAGCGACGCCTCAAAAGGACAGATGATTCACGCAAGGCGGCAGCCACAAGTATGACGGAGCACCTTTCCAGATCTGGGCAAGGCGGGTCGTAGTGTGACACAGGGCCGAGGGTGAATCACAAGCTCTCGCTCCGCTGACTAACTGACACGTGACGCGTGGGGCAGCAACTTACGGCTGCCCGGG encodes the following:
- a CDS encoding Chromo domain-containing protein → MGAEAPKGVTTGESDEEEVDGELEDGLFIVETIKNHRIDKNGNLVFQVKWKGFESKKDLTWEPEENLKVSGDEILNEYFDTIGGRHKIFEESAIAAKTKRRIRTTNGTFGIRPKRLRQNKAHVTDDTLLATTKKWSPPSGLWEDEIERIDACEEDDNGKLIVYHIWKNGQKTKHDTEIIYKKCPQKMLQFYEDHVKIIGKEKNAMRDGTRAF